The following proteins are co-located in the Mobula hypostoma chromosome 4, sMobHyp1.1, whole genome shotgun sequence genome:
- the LOC134345696 gene encoding uncharacterized protein LOC134345696, translating to MAEKQVKTSFLFVRLQSPSNSRLKCTESNAGRELGSALASYRPASPTNNGGVAAGCQDNVKQACEGLCDGGQPERGGRRWPDVRCCGSCRSSSISTSNACKFGTRVNWSPPLSPSAGSSASKTVHFLDLVTSQRSPQSGNWNAESEQTPGILPPSMSPSRPSAADSWGTPTKYHVPSSRKDGVRWKVQVSKPNVVEAPIFRKSPPSVNQRFSSGVVDWSPRSMGTQDRACHPYHPALGLSGTASSPTSPNTLQKVRTTP from the coding sequence ATGGCTGAGAAACAAGTAAAGACTTCCTTCCTTTTTGTTCGACTGCAGTCTCCATCCAACTCTAGATTAAAATGTACAGAGAGCAACGCCGGCCGCGAACTGGGCTCCGCTCTCGCCAGCTATCGGCCGGCTTCACCCACGAACAACGGAGGCGTGGCTGCCGGTTGTCAGGACAACGTCAAACAAGCCTGCGAGGGTCTGTGTGATGGCGGGCAACCGGAGCGAGGTGGCCGCCGCTGGCCAGATGTTCGGTGCTGCGGTTCGTGCCGGAGCAGCAGCATCAGCACCAGCAACGCATGCAAGTTTGGCACAAGGGTGAACTGGTCCCCCCCACTCTCACCCTCAGCCGGTTCCTCAGCCAGCAAGACTGTACACTTCCTGGATCTGGTCACCTCCCAAAGGAGCCCCCAGTCTGGGAACTGGAATGCGGAGTCCGAACAAACTCCGGGGATACTTCCCCCTTCAATGTCTCCGTCAAGACCATCGGCAGCCGACTCCTGGGGCACGCCCACCAAGTATCATGTGCCCAGTTCCAGGAAGGACGGGGTCCGGTGGAAAGTACAAGTCAGCAAGCCGAACGTGGTGGAGGCGCCCATCTTTCGCAAGTCTCCCCCCTCAGTGAATCAGCGATTCAGTTCTGGGGTTGTGGATTGGTCTCCAAGATCGATGGGTACACAGGACAGGGCATGCCACCCTTACCACCCAGCTCTGGGGCTCTCTGGAACAGCCAGCTCGCCAACAAGCCCCAACACACTTCAAAAGGTAAGGACTACCCCTTAA